A window of Fundulus heteroclitus isolate FHET01 chromosome 15, MU-UCD_Fhet_4.1, whole genome shotgun sequence contains these coding sequences:
- the LOC118556003 gene encoding triadin-like isoform X3, with product MSSQTSGGEASPSSPSNQRTFLDEVILTFTSPMAWLLVVALILTWSGVAIVLFDLLDYKTLADNVRESRPGLPPPSAIGKRGLRARAAFRSPKPSLAGVHNDVTPQESSDWLDMIWSFAASLVAPDEEEEGIHLLTETLTSLSPEEL from the exons ATGAGCAGTCAGACGAGCGGTGGGGAGGCCAGCCCTTCGTCTCCGTCCAATCAGAGGACGTTTTTGGATGAAGTCATTTTAACCTTCACTTCACCCATGGCCTGGCTGCTGGTTGTGGCCCTGATCCTCACATGGTCAGGAGTGGCCATTGTACTCTTTGACCTGCTTGATTATAAGACTCTAGCAG ACAATGTCAGAGAAAGCAGACCAG GTCTGCCTCCTCCTTCTGCCATCGGAAAGAGAGGTTTGAGGGCTCGAG CTGCGTTTCGTTCACCAAAACCAAGCCTTGCTGGAGTCCACAATGACGTCACACCTCAGGagagctctgattggttggaCATGATATGGTCTTTTGCAGCGAGTTTGGTAGCTCctgatgaggaagaggaaggtaTTCATCTGCTAACTGAAACCCTCACAT ctttAAGTCCAGAGGAACTCTGA
- the LOC118556003 gene encoding triadin-like isoform X4, producing MSSQTSGGEASPSSPSNQRTFLDEVILTFTSPMAWLLVVALILTWSGVAIVLFDLLDYKTLAGLPPPSAIGKRGLRARAAFRSPKPSLAGVHNDVTPQESSDWLDMIWSFAASLVAPDEEEEGIHLLTETLTSLSPEEL from the exons ATGAGCAGTCAGACGAGCGGTGGGGAGGCCAGCCCTTCGTCTCCGTCCAATCAGAGGACGTTTTTGGATGAAGTCATTTTAACCTTCACTTCACCCATGGCCTGGCTGCTGGTTGTGGCCCTGATCCTCACATGGTCAGGAGTGGCCATTGTACTCTTTGACCTGCTTGATTATAAGACTCTAGCAG GTCTGCCTCCTCCTTCTGCCATCGGAAAGAGAGGTTTGAGGGCTCGAG CTGCGTTTCGTTCACCAAAACCAAGCCTTGCTGGAGTCCACAATGACGTCACACCTCAGGagagctctgattggttggaCATGATATGGTCTTTTGCAGCGAGTTTGGTAGCTCctgatgaggaagaggaaggtaTTCATCTGCTAACTGAAACCCTCACAT ctttAAGTCCAGAGGAACTCTGA
- the LOC118556003 gene encoding uncharacterized protein LOC118556003 isoform X1, which produces MSSQTSGGEASPSSPSNQRTFLDEVILTFTSPMAWLLVVALILTWSGVAIVLFDLLDYKTLADYTSYCDDPVCLSPDNVRESRPGLPPPSAIGKRGLRARAAFRSPKPSLAGVHNDVTPQESSDWLDMIWSFAASLVAPDEEEEGIHLLTETLTSLSPEEL; this is translated from the exons ATGAGCAGTCAGACGAGCGGTGGGGAGGCCAGCCCTTCGTCTCCGTCCAATCAGAGGACGTTTTTGGATGAAGTCATTTTAACCTTCACTTCACCCATGGCCTGGCTGCTGGTTGTGGCCCTGATCCTCACATGGTCAGGAGTGGCCATTGTACTCTTTGACCTGCTTGATTATAAGACTCTAGCAG ACTACACGTCATACTGTGACGACCCCGTGTGTTTATCACCTG ACAATGTCAGAGAAAGCAGACCAG GTCTGCCTCCTCCTTCTGCCATCGGAAAGAGAGGTTTGAGGGCTCGAG CTGCGTTTCGTTCACCAAAACCAAGCCTTGCTGGAGTCCACAATGACGTCACACCTCAGGagagctctgattggttggaCATGATATGGTCTTTTGCAGCGAGTTTGGTAGCTCctgatgaggaagaggaaggtaTTCATCTGCTAACTGAAACCCTCACAT ctttAAGTCCAGAGGAACTCTGA
- the LOC118556003 gene encoding triadin-like isoform X2 — MSSQTSGGEASPSSPSNQRTFLDEVILTFTSPMAWLLVVALILTWSGVAIVLFDLLDYKTLADYTSYCDDPVCLSPGLPPPSAIGKRGLRARAAFRSPKPSLAGVHNDVTPQESSDWLDMIWSFAASLVAPDEEEEGIHLLTETLTSLSPEEL; from the exons ATGAGCAGTCAGACGAGCGGTGGGGAGGCCAGCCCTTCGTCTCCGTCCAATCAGAGGACGTTTTTGGATGAAGTCATTTTAACCTTCACTTCACCCATGGCCTGGCTGCTGGTTGTGGCCCTGATCCTCACATGGTCAGGAGTGGCCATTGTACTCTTTGACCTGCTTGATTATAAGACTCTAGCAG ACTACACGTCATACTGTGACGACCCCGTGTGTTTATCACCTG GTCTGCCTCCTCCTTCTGCCATCGGAAAGAGAGGTTTGAGGGCTCGAG CTGCGTTTCGTTCACCAAAACCAAGCCTTGCTGGAGTCCACAATGACGTCACACCTCAGGagagctctgattggttggaCATGATATGGTCTTTTGCAGCGAGTTTGGTAGCTCctgatgaggaagaggaaggtaTTCATCTGCTAACTGAAACCCTCACAT ctttAAGTCCAGAGGAACTCTGA